Proteins from a single region of Thermoanaerobacter uzonensis DSM 18761:
- a CDS encoding ECF transporter S component: protein MKTKEITIGGLLAALSLIIPLAFGGVLGIVIPPFSATLASHVPVMLAMLISPATAVFVGIVSAIGFLIKLGPVIAARAAVHAVFGYVGAKMIQRGYSFPVALAVTLPIHAVLEAIVVIPFGFDFYKAFVVVGIGTMIHHTIDSAIALALFYALNPILKFKAVDIKN, encoded by the coding sequence GTGAAGACAAAAGAAATTACTATTGGAGGACTTTTAGCAGCACTATCCCTTATTATACCTTTGGCTTTTGGAGGAGTTTTAGGGATAGTTATTCCGCCTTTCTCAGCCACACTGGCATCTCATGTACCTGTAATGCTGGCAATGCTTATAAGCCCTGCAACAGCAGTATTTGTAGGTATTGTATCTGCTATAGGATTTTTAATAAAATTGGGACCTGTAATAGCAGCAAGGGCGGCGGTTCATGCAGTGTTTGGCTATGTTGGAGCTAAAATGATACAAAGAGGATATTCTTTTCCCGTGGCGTTAGCCGTTACACTTCCAATACATGCTGTTTTAGAAGCAATTGTGGTAATACCTTTTGGATTTGATTTTTACAAGGCTTTTGTGGTTGTAGGAATAGGAACAATGATTCACCACACAATAGATTCTGCAATTGCATTGGCACTATTTTACGCATTAAATCCTATTTTGAAGTTTAAAGCTGTGGACATAAAAAATTAA
- the secA gene encoding preprotein translocase subunit SecA — MLGLVEKIFGSYSEREVKRLEPIADKVLSYEDQMAKLTDAELRAKTDEFKNRLKNGETLDDILPEAFAVVREAAWRTLKMKHFRVQVIGGIVLHQGRIAEMKTGEGKTLVATLPAYLNALEGKGVHIVTVNDYLAKRDRDWMGKIYEFLGLSVGVILHDMDPEERKKAYAADITYGTNNEFGFDYLRDNMVIYKEDMVQRELNYAIVDEVDSILIDEARTPLIISGVGEKSTDMYKLADRFVRTLRKDEDYVVDEKAKAVSLTEKGVVKAEKFFGVKNLADIENMEISHHINQALKAHAIMKRDIDYVVKDGQVIIVDEFTGRLMFGRRYSEGLHQAIEAKEGVKVERESKTLATITFQNYFRMYKKLAGMTGTAQTEEQEFRAIYGLDVVVIPTNKPMIRIDHPDVIYKTEEAKFRAVVEDIVEHHKKGQPVLVGTISIEKSEKLSAMLKKRGIPHQVLNAKYHEKEAEIIAQAGRKGAVTIATNMAGRGTDILLGGNPEFIAKKKMLEEGYSKEIINEAAGYGPISGEEVRKARERYFELLEEAKKETEKEHDEVVKLGGLYIIGTERHEARRIDNQLRGRAGRQGDPGETRFYISLEDDLMRLFGSERVKNMMDSLGIDDDQPIEHKILTKQIEQAQKKVEGINFDTRKHVLQYDDVMNKQREIIYAQRRKVLEGENLKESIFDMVKSIIERNVEVYTAGSKYPEEWDIKGLLDHLYDMFLEKDSVVIDVDIDRLDKDVLTDIIYEEAVRQYEKKEAEIGPEQMREIERIVLLRVVDTKWMDHIDEMDQLRQGIGLRAYGQVDPLIEYKKIAFDMFEDLIQSIQEDTVKFLYHIQINKDNMIQREQVAKPVSTNVDAEEKKQPVVKGKKVGRNDPCPCGSGKKYKKCCGANIKY, encoded by the coding sequence ATGTTAGGCTTAGTTGAAAAAATATTTGGCAGCTACAGTGAAAGAGAAGTAAAAAGATTGGAACCTATTGCCGATAAAGTTTTGTCATATGAAGATCAAATGGCAAAACTTACGGATGCAGAGCTTAGGGCAAAAACAGATGAATTTAAAAATAGATTGAAAAATGGTGAAACTCTTGATGATATACTTCCTGAGGCTTTTGCGGTGGTAAGAGAGGCAGCCTGGAGAACTCTTAAAATGAAACATTTTAGAGTGCAGGTGATAGGCGGCATTGTCCTTCACCAAGGACGCATTGCTGAAATGAAAACTGGTGAAGGTAAAACCCTTGTCGCGACATTACCTGCATATCTTAATGCTTTAGAAGGTAAAGGGGTTCACATTGTAACTGTCAATGATTACTTGGCAAAAAGAGATCGCGATTGGATGGGCAAAATATACGAGTTTTTAGGTTTAAGTGTTGGAGTGATACTCCATGATATGGACCCAGAAGAAAGAAAAAAAGCCTATGCCGCAGATATAACTTATGGGACCAACAATGAATTCGGTTTTGATTACTTAAGAGACAACATGGTTATATACAAAGAAGACATGGTGCAAAGAGAACTTAATTATGCTATAGTAGACGAGGTAGATAGCATACTGATAGACGAGGCAAGGACTCCTCTTATCATATCAGGTGTAGGCGAAAAATCCACAGACATGTATAAGTTAGCCGACAGATTTGTGAGGACTTTGAGAAAAGATGAAGATTATGTAGTTGATGAAAAAGCAAAGGCAGTAAGTTTGACTGAAAAAGGTGTAGTTAAGGCAGAAAAATTTTTTGGCGTTAAAAACCTTGCTGATATTGAAAACATGGAAATTTCTCATCACATTAACCAGGCATTGAAAGCTCATGCCATAATGAAAAGAGATATAGACTATGTGGTAAAAGATGGTCAAGTCATCATAGTGGACGAATTTACGGGAAGGCTTATGTTTGGGAGAAGGTACAGTGAAGGTCTCCATCAGGCTATCGAGGCAAAGGAAGGGGTTAAGGTAGAAAGAGAAAGCAAAACTTTAGCCACCATAACATTCCAGAATTACTTTAGAATGTATAAAAAATTAGCGGGTATGACAGGTACAGCTCAAACAGAAGAGCAAGAATTTAGGGCAATTTATGGGTTAGATGTCGTAGTGATACCTACTAACAAACCGATGATAAGGATAGACCACCCTGATGTGATATACAAAACTGAAGAGGCTAAGTTTAGAGCCGTTGTTGAGGATATTGTGGAGCATCACAAGAAAGGGCAGCCTGTTTTAGTTGGTACAATTTCTATTGAAAAATCTGAAAAATTAAGCGCCATGTTAAAAAAGAGAGGGATACCTCATCAAGTATTAAATGCAAAGTACCATGAAAAAGAAGCAGAGATAATAGCACAGGCAGGAAGAAAGGGAGCAGTTACAATTGCTACAAACATGGCAGGTCGTGGTACTGATATACTGTTGGGAGGTAATCCTGAGTTTATAGCTAAGAAAAAGATGCTTGAGGAGGGCTACTCAAAAGAAATTATTAACGAAGCTGCAGGATATGGACCTATTTCAGGCGAGGAAGTTAGAAAAGCCCGCGAGAGATATTTTGAGCTTCTTGAAGAGGCGAAAAAAGAGACTGAAAAAGAACACGATGAGGTTGTAAAGCTGGGTGGGCTTTACATTATAGGTACTGAAAGGCACGAAGCTAGGAGAATAGACAATCAGTTGAGAGGACGTGCAGGACGTCAAGGAGACCCTGGAGAAACGAGATTTTATATATCTTTAGAAGACGACCTTATGAGACTTTTTGGCTCAGAAAGAGTAAAGAACATGATGGACAGTCTGGGAATTGATGATGACCAGCCTATAGAGCATAAGATTTTGACAAAACAAATTGAGCAAGCTCAGAAAAAGGTAGAGGGTATAAACTTTGACACTAGAAAGCACGTTTTGCAGTATGACGATGTAATGAACAAACAAAGAGAGATAATATATGCCCAAAGAAGAAAGGTACTTGAGGGTGAAAACTTAAAAGAATCTATTTTTGACATGGTAAAAAGCATAATAGAGAGAAATGTAGAAGTTTATACTGCAGGAAGTAAGTATCCTGAGGAATGGGATATAAAAGGGCTTTTAGACCATCTTTATGACATGTTCCTTGAAAAAGACAGCGTAGTTATTGATGTTGATATAGACAGACTTGACAAAGATGTCTTGACTGACATAATATATGAAGAGGCTGTAAGGCAATATGAGAAAAAAGAAGCGGAAATTGGTCCAGAGCAAATGAGGGAAATCGAAAGAATAGTTCTTTTAAGAGTCGTGGATACTAAGTGGATGGACCACATAGACGAAATGGACCAATTGCGGCAAGGAATAGGCTTAAGAGCTTATGGACAGGTAGACCCTCTTATTGAGTACAAAAAAATAGCTTTTGACATGTTTGAAGATTTGATACAAAGCATACAAGAAGATACTGTTAAATTTTTATATCACATTCAAATCAATAAAGACAATATGATTCAAAGAGAACAAGTAGCAAAGCCTGTTTCTACAAATGTAGATGCAGAAGAAAAGAAACAGCCTGTTGTTAAGGGCAAAAAAGTGGGCAGAAATGACCCCTGTCCTTGTGGCAGTGGTAAAAAGTATAAAAAATGTTGTGGTGCCAATATAAAATACTAA
- the prfB gene encoding peptide chain release factor 2 (programmed frameshift) has protein sequence MLQDYKAEVSNMIEEIKEMGVSLDIEGVKREIEEIDKKMSDPAFWSDIKKSQELAKKQKALKELLEEYNFLVSRWEDLNTLIELGLEEEDESITDEVDKEYKELKKKLEDLKIKTLLNGPYDKNNAILSIHAGSGGTEAQDWAEMLLRMYTRWANDKGFEVETLDYLQGEEAGIKSVTLMIKGPFAYGYLKSEAGVHRLVRISPFDAAGRRHTSFALVEVLPELENDIEVEIRPEDLKIDTYRASGAGGQYVNKTESAVRITHLPTGIVVSCQSERSQIQNRETAMKMLKAKLLDLMMKEKKEKIEDLKGEHREAAWGNQIRSYVFQPYTLVKDHRTNYEVGNVQAVMDGEIDGFINAYLKQKSQGIS, from the exons TTGTTGCAAGACTACAAAGCAGAAGTTTCAAACATGATTGAAGAAATAAAAGAAATGGGGGTTTCTCTT GACATAGAAGGTGTCAAAAGAGAAATAGAAGAAATAGACAAAAAGATGTCTGATCCTGCTTTTTGGAGCGATATAAAAAAGTCACAGGAATTAGCTAAAAAACAAAAAGCCTTAAAAGAACTTTTAGAAGAGTACAATTTTCTTGTGTCAAGATGGGAAGACTTAAATACACTTATTGAATTGGGATTAGAAGAAGAGGATGAGTCGATAACTGATGAAGTAGACAAAGAGTACAAAGAGCTAAAGAAAAAGTTAGAAGACTTAAAGATAAAAACACTATTAAATGGCCCCTATGATAAAAACAATGCCATACTTTCTATTCATGCAGGTTCAGGTGGTACAGAGGCTCAAGATTGGGCTGAAATGTTACTTCGCATGTATACAAGATGGGCTAATGACAAAGGTTTCGAGGTGGAAACTCTTGATTATCTGCAAGGGGAAGAAGCGGGTATTAAAAGTGTTACTCTAATGATAAAAGGGCCTTTTGCCTATGGGTATCTTAAATCAGAGGCAGGTGTTCACCGTCTTGTGAGGATATCTCCTTTTGATGCGGCCGGTAGAAGGCATACTTCATTTGCCCTTGTGGAAGTACTTCCTGAATTAGAAAATGATATTGAAGTGGAGATAAGGCCTGAGGATTTAAAAATTGACACTTATAGGGCTTCGGGTGCGGGAGGACAGTATGTAAATAAGACGGAGTCTGCTGTAAGGATTACTCACCTTCCAACAGGCATAGTGGTTTCATGTCAAAGTGAAAGGTCTCAGATTCAAAACAGAGAAACTGCCATGAAAATGCTTAAAGCTAAACTTTTGGACCTCATGATGAAAGAGAAGAAAGAAAAAATCGAAGACTTAAAAGGAGAGCACAGAGAGGCGGCATGGGGCAACCAAATAAGGTCTTATGTCTTCCAACCTTATACCCTTGTTAAAGACCATAGGACAAATTATGAAGTGGGAAATGTTCAGGCAGTAATGGATGGAGAAATAGACGGATTTATAAACGCTTATCTAAAGCAAAAATCACAAGGGATATCTTAA